From the Anguilla anguilla isolate fAngAng1 chromosome 8, fAngAng1.pri, whole genome shotgun sequence genome, one window contains:
- the LOC118234447 gene encoding lactose-binding lectin l-2-like, whose translation MASFTLSTFLGVAVLSSMALVSHGAGTQLLQGPCPDGWIHYNFRCFRHVNNKKNWIDAELNCLNLGANLASVHSEDEHQFLQQLHFGYDRVENGPYWIGMSDLYKKQAWIWTDGTNPSDFSRWVPGEPNNGWNIEHCVHSNYGDLKGWNDVACTAMFQFICAKRLSDKPGL comes from the exons ATGGCTTCCTTCACATTGTCAACATTCCTTGGTGTTGCTGTTCTCTCAAGCATGGCTTTGG TATCTCACGGCGCTGGGACACAATTGCTTCAGGGTCCCTGCCCTGATGGTTGGATTCACTACAATTTCCGCTGCTTCCGGCACgtaaataataagaagaattGGATTGATGCTGAG ctaaactgtttgaatcTTGGGGCAAACCTGGCTTCAGTGCACAGTGAAGATGAGCATCAGTTTCTTCAACAGCTCCATTTCGGTTATGACCGTGTTGAAAACGGCCCATACTGGATCGGAATGTCAGACCTGTACAAG AAACAAGCATGGATTTGGACCGATGGTACAAATCCAAGTGACTTTTCAAGGTGGGTTCCTGGAGAGCCCAACAACGGATGGAATATAGAGCACTGTGTGCACTCAAACTATGGAG ACCTGAAAGGCTGGAATGACGTTGCATGTACCGCAATGTTTCAGTTCATCTGTGCCAAGCGATTGAGTGACAAACCTGGCCTCTAA